One Kitasatospora sp. NBC_01287 DNA window includes the following coding sequences:
- a CDS encoding muconolactone Delta-isomerase family protein yields MEFLVDMVTSVPQGTSEQAVAEIRTREAARAGELAAEGSLLRLWRPPLAPGEWRTWGLFRAEDAEQLERVLASMPLRVWRHDTVTPLSPHPSDPGSSEGSGSSGGSGGSGSAGGSGSAGGAHGSGAARGEAPR; encoded by the coding sequence GTGGAGTTCCTGGTCGACATGGTGACCAGCGTTCCGCAGGGCACGTCCGAGCAGGCGGTCGCCGAGATCCGGACCCGGGAGGCGGCGCGGGCAGGGGAGTTGGCCGCCGAGGGCAGCCTGCTTCGGCTGTGGCGCCCGCCGCTGGCCCCCGGTGAGTGGCGCACCTGGGGCCTGTTCCGCGCCGAGGACGCCGAGCAACTGGAGCGGGTGCTCGCCTCGATGCCGCTGCGCGTGTGGCGGCACGACACCGTGACGCCGCTCTCCCCGCATCCGAGTGACCCGGGCAGCTCGGAGGGCTCGGGCAGCTCGGGCGGCTCGGGCGGCTCGGGCAGCGCGGGCGGCTCGGGCAGCGCGGGCGGCGCGCACGGGTCGGGCGCGGCGCGCGGGGAGGCGCCCCGATGA